In Castanea sativa cultivar Marrone di Chiusa Pesio chromosome 6, ASM4071231v1, a single window of DNA contains:
- the LOC142639059 gene encoding putative terpene synthase 12, with the protein MAALQVHLFFLPHWSSLTPHGTPRPRHMRCTASKQVLSNTATKRQSANYLPSLWSYEYIQSLKNGYEADLYEDRAKKLEEEVRRMINNKDTKLLTTLELIDDIERLGLGYRFKEEIMRALDRFVTLKGCKEFTNGSIHDTALSFRLLRQHGFGVSQDVFNCFKDQKGNFKECLSKDIKGLLSLHEASYLGFEGENLLDEAMEFTTMHLKDLKGDVSRTLKEEVRHSLEMPLHRRMRRLEQRWYIDAYSMKEAHNRKLLELAKLDFNIVQSVHQRDLKDMSRWWNKTGLGNKLSFARDRLMECFFWTVGMVFEPQFSNCRKELTKVTSLITIIDDVYDVYATLEELEMFTDIVQRWNVKAMKDLPEYMKLCFLALYNTVNEMVYDTLKEQGVDILPYLTKAWGDLCKAFLQETKWRYYKCTPSSEDYLDNAWMSASGALILVHAYFLMSPSITNRALEGLRDYHNLLRWPSIIFRLCNDLGTSMAELEKGETANSILCYMRETSLSEDFAREHVSNLIDKTWKKMNKDRFSDSPFEEPFLETAINLARISHCTYQHGDGHGAPDSRSKDRVLSLIIEPIPCYDPSTNFHSNIHL; encoded by the exons ATGGCAGCACTCCAAGTCCATCTATTCTTCTTGCCCCATTGGAGCTCCTTAACGCCTCATGGAACACCGAGGCCTAGGCATATGCGGTGCACGGCGAGCAAACAAGTGCTTTCCAATACAGCAACTAAAAGGCAGTCGGCCAATTACCTGCCGAGCCTCTGGAGTTATGAATATATACAGTCATTGAAGAATGGTTATGAG GCTGACCTGTATGAAGATAGGGCAAAGAAGCTGGAGGAAGAAGTGAGGAGAATGATCAATAACAAAGATACGAAGTTGTTGACCACACTtgaattaattgatgacattgAACGGCTAGGTTTGGGATACCGGTTCAAGGAAGAAATAATGAGAGCCCTTGACAGATTTGTCACTTTGAAAGGATGTAAAGAGTTTACAAATGGTAGTATCCATGACACTGCCCTCAGCTTCAGGCTCCTTAGACAACATGGGTTTGGTGTCTCTCAAG atgtgtttaattgtttcaaGGACCAAAAGGGAAATTTCAAGGAGTGCCTTAGCAAGGACATTAAAGGATTGCTGAGTCTACATGAGGCTTCATATCTAGGTTTTGAAGGAGAGAACCTCTTAGATGAGGCCATGGAATTCACAACCATGCATCTCAAGGACCTTAAGGGAGATGTAAGCAGAACACTAAAAGAAGAAGTGAGACACTCTTTGGAGATGCCATTGCACCGCAGAATGCGTAGGCTAGAACAACGGTGGTATATAGATGCATACAGTATGAAGGAAGCTCATAATCGCAAGCTACTTGAACTTGCCAAGCTAGATTTCAACATTGTGCAATCAGTACACCAGAGAGACCTGAAAGACATGTCACG ATGGTGGAATAAAACGGGCCTCGGAAACAAATTGAGCTTCGCCAGAGACAGATTAATGGAATGCTTCTTTTGGACGGTTGGAATGGTCTTTGAGCCTCAATTTAGTAATTGCCGTAAGGAGCTAACAAAAGTGACTTCACTAATAACCATCATTGATGATGTCTACGATGTTTATGCCACTTTGGAAGAACTGGAGATGTTTACCGATATCGTTCAAAG ATGGAATGTTAAGGCCATGAAAGATCTCCCTGAGTATATGAAGTTATGTTTTCTAGCTCTCTATAACACTGTTAACGAGATGGTTTATGACACTTTAAAAGAGCAAGGAGTGGATATTCTTCCATACCTAACAAAAGCg TGGGGGGATTTATGCAAGGCGTTCCTTCAAGAAACAAAGTGGCGTTACTATAAATGCACACCATCGTCTGAGGACTATTTGGACAATGCATGGATGTCTGCATCAGGGGCTCTAATATTAGTTCACGCCTATTTTTTAATGAGTCCAAGTATCACAAACAGGGCACTAGAGGGCTTAAGAGATTACCATAATCTCTTACGTTGGCCTTCAATCATCTTTCGACTTTGCAATGATTTGGGTACTTCAATG GCAGAGTTAGAGAAAGGTGAAACAGCAAATTCAATCCTGTGCTACATGCGTGAAACAAGTCTTTCTGAAGATTTTGCTCGCGAACATGTAAGtaatttgattgataaaacTTGGAAGAAAATGAACAAAGATCGGTTCAGCGATTCTCCATTTGAAGAACCTTTTCTAGAAACAGCAATTAACCTTGCTCGGATATCCCATTGCACATACCAGCATGGAGATGGGCATGGTGCCCCAGATTCAAGATCAAAGGACCGAGTTCTATCATTGATAATAGAACCCATACCATGTTATGACCCTAGTACAAACTTCCACAGCAATATCCACCTTTAG